The proteins below are encoded in one region of Campylobacter rectus:
- the luxS gene encoding S-ribosylhomocysteine lyase, with protein MPLLDSFCVDHVKMKAPGVRLAKTMKTPKGDDISVFDLRFCKPNEEIMPEKGTHTLEHLFAGFMREHLNGNEVEIIDISPMGCRTGFYMSVIGVPSEETVKEAWTASMKDILGVKNQEDIPELNIYQCGTYKMHSLDEAHEIASKILKCGLITIDNKEIALDIAAMRLKKR; from the coding sequence ATGCCGCTGCTTGATAGCTTTTGCGTCGATCACGTCAAGATGAAAGCGCCCGGCGTGCGTCTGGCAAAGACGATGAAAACGCCTAAAGGTGACGATATAAGCGTGTTTGATTTGCGTTTTTGCAAGCCGAACGAGGAAATTATGCCCGAAAAAGGCACGCACACGCTAGAGCACCTATTTGCGGGCTTTATGCGCGAGCATCTAAACGGCAACGAAGTCGAGATCATCGATATTTCGCCGATGGGTTGCAGAACGGGATTTTATATGAGTGTGATCGGCGTGCCGAGCGAGGAAACGGTCAAAGAGGCATGGACGGCGTCGATGAAAGATATTTTGGGCGTCAAAAATCAAGAGGATATCCCTGAGCTAAACATTTACCAGTGCGGCACATACAAGATGCACTCGCTGGATGAAGCGCACGAGATCGCGAGTAAAATTTTAAAGTGCGGGCTCATCACGATAGATAACAAAGAGATCGCGCTAGACATCGCTGCGATGAGGCTCAAAAAGCGCTAA
- a CDS encoding molybdopterin-dependent oxidoreductase, whose amino-acid sequence MKRRDFIKFSALAATAAQASRIEGVKQTIFDNKKVFGANRFGPFWVNLNSSQIVSVSEFEGDKFPNTMNYSLPDSVQNENRVLYPMVRKSYLKAKGAAKSELRGKEEFVRVSWDVALDLAAKALKENFDKYGAEAIYGECYWWGGSGKVSWGRTVAHRMLKVLGGYVEESGDYSTGAGLVIMPHVLGGSAVYDTPTKWKAVVKNAKNVVFWGTDPIVTNQISSVPPTHDGYVGMQELKKAGIKTYSVNVMINDTARYYGSENIIVRPNTDTALIIGMCHYLFTNNLYDEEFIKKYTVGFNKFKDYFLGTQDKVVKDIEWASKICGVPAGTIAQFATHLAKEPTTVLIGRALQRADHGEQPFWALVVLNAMLGHVGKEGLGFEFSLGYGSAGATDKIAPVLKGLSTRISEKYENIDGAPWKTTKNITIPSSRSIEALEHPGKEIDYDGTKIKLPHMRVAYMASGSMFTRHQDVNNIVKQWRKFDTVITAEPYWTSTARLSDIVLPVAIEIERNDINQTGSTGEYIVTYKPAIEPMGESRSDFWICEQICKRWGRGEVFSEDKDELGWMKEFYADASEQAKGLNLSMPSFEEFYEKGYVRFEKDNTETELYTRLAAFRENPAKNRLGTPSGKIEIYSPTIAKMNYADCPPMPTWIEPKEWLGNASKKYPLHVVSPHSRYRLHSQLNNSIIRNFAEVSGREPVLMNPKDAKERSLATGDVARVFNDRGEILAGVLVTDIVPERVVAICEGAWYDPEKWGEKSLCQHGCVNVLTFDKGTSSLAQSNSAHTVLAQIEKFKGEIKPITAFSKPKILQSI is encoded by the coding sequence ATGAAAAGACGAGATTTCATCAAATTTTCGGCCTTGGCGGCTACGGCTGCACAGGCTAGTAGGATAGAGGGCGTCAAGCAGACGATTTTCGACAACAAAAAAGTATTCGGCGCAAACAGATTCGGCCCGTTTTGGGTAAATTTAAACTCATCGCAGATCGTTTCGGTTAGCGAATTTGAGGGCGATAAATTTCCAAATACGATGAACTATAGCCTGCCTGATTCCGTGCAGAACGAAAACCGCGTGCTCTATCCGATGGTACGCAAAAGCTATCTAAAAGCAAAAGGCGCGGCAAAGAGCGAACTGCGAGGTAAAGAGGAGTTCGTGCGCGTTAGCTGGGACGTAGCGCTTGATCTAGCCGCAAAGGCTTTGAAAGAAAACTTCGACAAATACGGTGCCGAGGCGATCTACGGCGAGTGCTACTGGTGGGGCGGTAGCGGCAAGGTCAGCTGGGGTCGTACGGTCGCGCACAGGATGCTAAAGGTGCTAGGCGGCTACGTGGAGGAAAGCGGCGACTACTCGACGGGAGCGGGTCTGGTCATCATGCCTCACGTGTTAGGCGGTAGTGCGGTTTACGACACGCCGACGAAGTGGAAAGCCGTCGTCAAAAACGCCAAAAACGTAGTATTTTGGGGTACCGATCCTATCGTGACGAATCAAATCTCATCAGTGCCTCCGACTCACGACGGCTACGTAGGCATGCAGGAGCTCAAAAAAGCCGGCATCAAAACATATAGCGTAAACGTCATGATAAACGACACCGCGCGCTACTACGGCAGCGAAAACATCATCGTACGCCCGAATACCGACACCGCGCTCATCATCGGTATGTGCCATTATCTATTTACGAACAACCTCTACGACGAGGAATTTATCAAAAAATACACGGTCGGATTTAATAAATTTAAAGACTACTTCCTTGGCACGCAGGACAAAGTCGTAAAAGATATCGAATGGGCGAGCAAAATTTGCGGCGTACCTGCGGGCACGATAGCGCAGTTTGCGACGCATCTGGCTAAGGAGCCTACGACCGTGCTGATCGGCCGCGCGTTACAAAGAGCCGACCACGGCGAGCAGCCTTTCTGGGCGCTAGTGGTGCTAAACGCGATGCTAGGACACGTGGGTAAAGAGGGGCTTGGATTTGAGTTTAGCCTAGGATACGGCTCTGCGGGTGCTACGGACAAGATCGCTCCGGTGCTAAAAGGCCTAAGTACGCGCATCAGCGAGAAATACGAAAATATAGACGGCGCGCCGTGGAAAACGACTAAAAACATCACTATCCCGTCCTCTCGCAGCATCGAGGCGCTAGAGCATCCCGGCAAGGAGATCGACTACGACGGCACTAAGATCAAGCTACCGCATATGAGGGTCGCGTATATGGCGAGCGGCTCGATGTTTACGCGCCATCAAGACGTAAATAACATCGTAAAACAGTGGCGAAAATTTGACACCGTTATCACCGCCGAGCCATACTGGACTAGCACTGCAAGACTAAGCGACATCGTGCTACCAGTAGCTATCGAGATCGAGAGAAACGACATCAACCAAACCGGCTCGACGGGTGAATATATCGTGACCTATAAACCTGCGATAGAGCCGATGGGCGAGAGCAGGAGCGACTTTTGGATCTGCGAGCAAATTTGCAAACGCTGGGGCAGAGGCGAGGTATTTAGCGAGGACAAGGACGAGCTGGGCTGGATGAAGGAATTTTACGCTGATGCGAGCGAGCAGGCTAAGGGGCTAAATTTGAGCATGCCTAGCTTTGAGGAATTTTATGAAAAAGGCTACGTGAGATTTGAAAAAGACAACACGGAAACCGAGCTTTATACGCGCCTAGCGGCCTTCCGCGAAAATCCGGCTAAAAACCGTCTAGGCACGCCGTCGGGTAAGATAGAAATTTACTCTCCGACGATAGCGAAGATGAACTACGCCGACTGCCCGCCGATGCCTACGTGGATAGAGCCTAAAGAGTGGCTAGGCAACGCTAGTAAAAAGTACCCGCTGCATGTCGTTAGCCCTCACTCTCGCTACCGCTTGCACAGTCAGCTAAACAACTCTATCATTAGAAATTTTGCCGAAGTTAGCGGCAGAGAACCGGTGCTAATGAATCCTAAAGACGCCAAAGAGCGTAGCCTAGCCACGGGCGACGTTGCACGCGTATTTAACGACCGCGGCGAGATACTAGCGGGCGTGCTAGTCACCGACATCGTGCCTGAGCGCGTCGTGGCTATCTGCGAGGGCGCGTGGTACGACCCTGAAAAATGGGGCGAAAAGAGCCTCTGCCAGCACGGCTGCGTAAACGTGCTTACGTTTGATAAAGGCACGTCAAGTCTCGCGCAAAGCAACTCGGCTCACACCGTGCTAGCGCAGATTGAGAAATTTAAAGGCGAGATTAAGCCGATAACGGCGTTTTCAAAACCTAAAATACTACAAAGTATTTAG